The following proteins come from a genomic window of Tenebrio molitor chromosome 9, icTenMoli1.1, whole genome shotgun sequence:
- the LOC138139312 gene encoding calpain-7-like — translation MSSPGQLVEDAVEAAKKAVQFDQEGQLEPSIYYYEAAATLLERATTLLEPDKATSFKSKAIEYRNRAGELKSSFNKETKIVEGDANKERVQKCYFLLQQAIEEDEAGDKDDAVELYAQAIEFITQNSDLMQGELKRLALQALDRAEALKGIKREPKVEKTIPAAATATRVTPPLHRGSSAHLQVTGNDVYTDEEKAVLLYTSNVNRREYVPFMSVDLSERFQYSIPFTDKDGHLALSPKQRREFSSWVRPQDLCSEPSIVDGPAPNYLNIKQTVISDCSFVASLAVSALYEKRFGRKLVTAIIYPQSKNKQPRYNPFGKYMIKLHVNGVARKIIIDDYLPANRYGQLLCSYSSNKREFWISLLEKAYMKLMGGYDFPGSNSNIDLHALTGWIPERTAIRNNDPDFNRDALFATLESRLAKGDVLVTVATGELSDADAERSGLVPTHAYAVMDVQTVDGVRLLKLKNPWSHLRWRGRYSELDTKRWTPELQRHLHYDPGSAAQFDNGVFWIDYDSVCAFFDVFYMNWNPELFKCTFCIHQSWNAGTGPVKDLYSVAANPQYSLDVNTNASGAVWLLLTRHITDIEDFRENKEYITVLVYKSNGKRIYYPYDPPPFIDGVKINSPHYLCKIILGPGSASKYTIVISQYEKSTTIYYTLRAYATCPFSLKKIGDPYRFQKQVTDEWRGPTAGGCPNHPLTHKNNPRFRLEIESGSNNQVFVELKGPKQYQLGIDVTILKVNDDSITAPFRSKSSGAYRSGYVILEVENVPSGVLQIVPSTFLPAQEGPFILLVKSSAPITLTRV, via the exons ATGTCTAGTCCAGGCCAGCTCGTCGAGGATGCTGTCGAAGCGGCGAAGAAAGCCGTCCAGTTCGACCAAGAAGGTCAGTTGGAGCCGTCCATCTACTACTACGAGGCGGCGGCGACCCTCCTGGAACGCGCCACCACACTCCTCGAACCTGACAAGGCCACGTCGTTCAAATCGAAAGCGATCGAGTACAGGAATCGCGCCGGAGAGTTGAAGAGTTCTTTTAACAAAGAGACAAAGATCGTCGAGGGGGACGCCAACAAAGAGAGGGTCCAGAAGTGTTACTTTTTGCTGCAACAAGCGATCGAAGAGGATGAAGCTGGGGACAAGGACGACGCCGTGGAGCTGTACGCCCAGGCGATCGAGTTCATCACCCAGAACTCAGATTTGATGCAGGGGGAGCTGAAACGGCTGGCTCTGCAAGCTCTGGACAGAGCTGAAGCTCTCAAAG GTATCAAAAGGGAGCCCAAGGTGGAGAAGACGATTCCCGCGGCGGCGACCGCCACCCGGGTGACGCCCCCGCTGCACCGCGGCTCCAGCGCCCACCTCCAAGTGACCGGCAACGACGTCTACACCGACGAGGAGAAAGCGGTATTGCTGTACACGTCGAACGTGAACCGGCGCGAATACGTCCCCTTCATGAGCGTCGACCTGTCCGAACGGTTCCAGTACTCCATTCCTTTCACGGACAAGGACGGCCACCTCGCCTTGTCCCCCAAGCAGAGACGCGAGTTCTCGAGCTGGGTGCGACCGCAAGACCTTTGCAGCGAACCCTCCATCGTCGACGGTCCCGCCCCCAACTACCTCAATATCAAGCAGACGGTCATTTCCGACTGTTCGTTCGTCGCGAGTCTCGCCGTCAGCGCCCTCTACGAGAAGCGATTCGGACGGAAGCTGGTCACGGCGATCATCTACCCCCAAAGCAAGAACAAACAGCCGCGGTACAACCCCTTCGGCAAGTACATGATCAAGCTGCACGTCAACGGGGTGGCGAGGAAGATCATCATCGACGACTACCTCCCGGCGAACAGGTACGGACAGCTGCTGTGTTCGTACTCGAGCAACAAGAGGGAGTTCTGGATATCGCTGCTGGAGAAGGCGTACATGAAGCTGATGGGCGGCTACGACTTCCCGGGGAGCAACAGC AACATCGACCTGCACGCCCTCACCGGATGGATCCCGGAGCGCACGGCCATACGAAACAACGACCCCGACTTCAACAGGGACGCCTTGTTCGCTACTCTGGAGTCGCGCCTGGCCAAAGGCGACGTCTTGGTGACCGTCGCCACCGGAGAGCTTTCGGACGCGGACGCCGAGCGGAGCGGCCTGGTGCCCACCCACGCCTACGCCGTCATGGACGTGCAGACGGTGGACGGC GTCCGTCTGCTCAAGCTGAAGAATCCGTGGTCGCACCTGAGGTGGCGCGGTCGCTACTCGGAGCTCGACACCAAGCGGTGGACCCCCGAGCTGCAGCGCCACCTGCACTACGACCCCGGCAGCGCCGCCCAGTTCGACAACGGCGTCTTCTGGATCGACTACGACAGCGTGTGCGCGTTCTTCGACGTCTTCTACATGAACTGGAACCCGGAGCTGTTCAAGTGCACCTTCTGCATCCACCA GTCGTGGAACGCCGGCACCGGACCGGTCAAGGACTTGTACAGCGTCGCAGCCAACCCCCAGTACTCTCTGGACGTGAACACCAACGCCTCGGGGGCGGTCTGGCTGCTGCTCACCCGCCACATCACGGACATCGAGGACTTCAGAGAGAACAAAGAGTACATCACGGTGCTGGTGTACAAGAGCAACGGCAAGCGAATCTACTATCCAT ATGACCCCCCGCCCTTCATAGACGGCGTCAAGATCAACAGCCCCCACTACTTGTGCAAGATCATCCTGGGACCTGGCAGCGCCTCCAAGTACACCATCGTCATCTCGCAGTATGAGAAGAGCACCACGATTTACTACACCCTGAGGGCGTACGCCACTTGTcctttttcgctgaaaaaaATCGGAGATCCTTACAGATTCCAGAAACAGGTGACGGACGAGTGGCGCGGCCCGACGGCAGGAGGCTGCCCCAACCACCCCCTCACCCACAAGAACAACCCCAGGTTCCGACTGGAGATCGAGTCAGGCTCCAATAATCAGGTTTTCGTCGAACTGAAAGGCCCCAAGCAGTACCAGTTGGGCATAGACGTCACCATCTTGAAAGTTAACGACGACAGCATCACGGCGCCCTTCAGGTCCAAGTCGTCAGGGGCCTACAG GTCGGGATATGTGATATTAGAAGTAGAAAACGTACCGTCAGGAGTGCTCCAAATTGTACCGTCCACATTTTTACCTGCCCAAGAGGGGCCCTTCATTCTTCTGGTCAAGTCGTCGGCACCGATCACATTAACAAGAGTTTAA
- the Spt6 gene encoding transcription elongation factor SPT6 — protein sequence MADFIESEADESEEEAVEPHERKKLKKVKAMDSSDEEEEDDDERLREELKDLIDDAPIEESEGEDSDASGGEKRKKSDDELDDRLEDEDYDLIEENLGVKVERRKFKRLRRIQDEESDGEDQGDESQDRDAIAMDLFSDDDDERRSERSHRPAVEPEQFNEEEEEGDYSDADDFIVDDDGRPIAEKKRKRKPIFTDAALQEAQETFGVDFDYDEFSKYEQDDYEEEDDEEDEYEEDEEGERRRRPKKTARKKPTKKSIFEVYEPSELKRGFFTDLDNEIRNTDIPERMQIREVAITAVPEDSMELDIEAEWIYKQAFCKATVSNMDANLTAEARERQKKGPQTVGKIRKALDFMRNQQLEVPFIAFYRKEYVQPELNINDLWKVYKYDAKWCQLKTRKENLMALFEKMRSYQLDQIMKDPDAPIPENVRLIRDSDIDRLNSVQTAEELQDVHNHFVLYYASDLPAMHAAWKTKEKERKKQERRAARLKLIAESEDGADIPDELEEEQDDEPEPETLKYANRSGSYALCTKAGLDALAKKFGLSPEHFAENLRDNYQRHEVEQEPVEPPDVARQFVSVKFATVEEVLQAAKYMVALQIAREPLVRKCVREVFFERAKMTVRPTKKGMKVIDETHNCYSMKYIKDKPVRDLTGDQFLKLTLAEEENLLTVTINENIEGNTSGSYIDEVKQLYIRDEFSKNVQDWNALRMECVERALTRCVLPDLRSELKRTLLAEAKESVLKACCRKLYNWIKVAPYSVTFPEEDEDEWDTSKGIRVMGLAYVPDYSQSAFACIATPDGEITDHRRLPHILKRKNSYKPDEKMMKESDLSTLRDFILTKKPHVIAIGGESREALMIADDLKAIVTDLVENEQFPTVKVEIIDNELAKVYAISNKGVADFRDYPELLRQAISLARKMQDPLVEYSQLCNEDEEILSLRFHPLQEQISKDELLEAVCLEFVNRTNEVGVDVNLAVQQAHKSNLVQFICGLGPRKGQALLRLLKQTNQRLENRTQLVTACHMGPKVFINCSGFIKIDTNSLGDSTEAYVEILDGSRVHPETYEWARKMAVDALEYDDDEGANPAGALEEILEAPERLKDLDLDAFAEELERQGFGNKSITLYDIRAELNCRYKDLRTPFRSANPEELFDMLTKETPETFYIGKMVTASVVGIARRKPQGEQLDHANPVRNDETRLWQCPFCLKNDFPELSDVWNHFDAGACPGQATGVKLRLDNGISGYIYIRNISDKNVSNPEERVGIGQLIHCRIMKIDVERFSVDCTSKSSDLLDKNHEWRPPRDPYYDQEQEDKDTRTETELKKNKQRQTYIKRVIVHPAFHNISYVEAEKCMANMDQGEVIVRPSSKGADHLTITWKVGDNIYQHIDVREEGKANAFSLGKTLWIGGEEFEDLDEIIARHVTPMAAHARDLLYFKYYRETNGGHKDKAEEVVKEEKKKNPSKIHYIVSASKSCPGKFLLSYLPRNKCRHEFISVTPEGFRFRKQLFDSVASLFKWFKEHFRDPIPGGMTPGTPRAGSGRTPYQATGTTPTFNAMNSEAIQRVAQNLPTHMMQTLSAVANQTPHYPHTPGGAYGASNYINTPYTPSGQTPFMTPYQTPHAQQTPRYGQQTPSQHLPPTAAPHMNGPFLHPGAVTPSQRTPSYRNPTQSPLVQSSPHPSPHARSYAGSDHGRGYGDASRGFPGESPRGYSSGRSYDGHSRGSYNTESTDWQKAAEAWANRSKGTPRSEGSRNTPRSGGQRTPRYDDIRSELERTRMKNVGKSPRSLRSTPRTNTSPHSMSLGDATPLYDESV from the exons ATGGCGGACTTCATAGAATCGGAGGCTGACGAGAGCGAG GAAGAGGCGGTGGAACCTCACGAGCGCAAGAAGCTGAAAAAGGTGAAGGCCATGGACAGCTCGGACGAAGAGGAGGAAG ACGATGACGAACGGCTGCGAGAGGAGCTGAAAGACCTGATCGACGACGCTCCCATCGAGGAGAGCGAGGGCGAAGACTCGGACGCTTCCGGCGGCGAGAAACGCAAAAAGTCGGACGACGAGCTGGACGACAGGCTGGAAGACGAGGATTACGACCTGATCGAGGAGAACTTGGGGGTGAAAGTCGAGAGGAGG AAATTCAAACGGCTGCGGCGCATCCAAGATGAGGAGAGCGACGGGGAGGACCAGGGCGACGAGAGCCAGGACCGCGACGCCATCGCCATGGACCTGTTCTCGGACGAC GATGACGAGAGGCGATCCGAGCGCAGCCACAGACCGGCGGTGGAACCCGAACAGTTCaacgaagaagaagaagagggcGACTATTCGGACGCCGACGACTTCATCGTGGACGACGACGGCCGCCCCATCGCCGAGAAGAAGCGCAAGAGGAAACCCATCTTCACCGACGC ggccctccaggaagctcAGGAAACGTTCGGCGTCGACTTCGACTACGACGAGTTCTCCAAGTACGAACAAGACGACTACGAAGAGGAGGACGACGAGGAAGACGAGTACGAAGAGGATGAAGAAGGGGAGAGGAGAAGACGTCCGAAAAAGACCGCCAGGAAGAAACCGACGAAGAAGTCGATCTTCGAAGTGTACGAACCGAGCGAGCTGAAGCGAGGATTCTTCACAGACCTGGACAACGAGATCCGCAACACGGACATCCCGGAGAGGATGCAAATCCGGGAGGTGGCGATCACGGCGGTCCCGGAAGACTCGATGGAGCTGGACATCGAAGCCGAGTGGATCTACAAGCAGGCGTTTTGCAAAGCGACTGTTTCGAATATGGACGCGAATCTGACGGCGGAGGCTCGAGAGAGGCAGAAAAAGGGGCCCCAGACCGTCGGGAAGATAAGAAAAGCACTGGACTTCATGAGGAACCAGCAGTTGGAAGTCCCTTTCATAGCGTTCTACAGGAAGGAGTACGTGCAGCCAGAGCTGAACATCAACGACCTGTGGAAGGTGTACAAGTACGACGCGAAGTGGTGCCAGCTGAAGACGCGCAAGGAGAACCTGATGGCGCTGTTCGAGAAGATGCGGTCGTACCAGCTGGACCAGATCATGAAGGACCCCGACGCGCCGATCCCCGAGAACGTGCGCTTGATTAGGGACTCGGACATCGACAGGCTGAACAGCGTCCAGACCGCCGAGGAGCTGCAAGACGTGCACAACCACTTCGTGCTGTACTACGCGTCGGACCTGCCGGCGATGCACGCAGCCTGGAAGACCAAGGAGAAGGAGAGGAAGAAGCAGGAGAGGCGCGCCGCGCGGCTCAAGCTGATCGCGGAGAGCGAAGACGGCGCCGACATCCCCGACGAGCTGGAGGAAGAACAGGACGACGAGCCCGAGCCCGAGACGCTCAAGTACGCCAACAGGTCCGGCTCGTACGCGCTCTGCACCAAGGCGGGGCTCGACGCCCTCGCGAAGAAGTTCGGCCTGTCCCCCGAGCACTTCGCCGAGAACCTGCGCGACAACTACCAGAGGCACGAGGTAGAGCAGGAGCCGGTGGAGCCGCCCGACGTCGCCAGACAGTTCGTCAGCGTCAAGTTCGCCACGGTGGAGGAGGTGCTCCAGGCGGCCAAGTACATGGTGGCCCTGCAGATCGCCAGGGAGCCCCTCGTGAGAAAGTGCGTCCGGGAGGTGTTCTTCGAGAGGGCCAAAATGACGGTCAGGCCGACCAAGAAGGGGATGAAGGTGATCGACGAGACGCACAATTGCTACAGCATGAAGTACATCAAGGACAAACCGGTGAGGGACCTGACCGGAGACCAGTTCCTCAAGCTCACCCTCGCCGAAGAGGAGAACCTGCTGACCGTCACCATCAACGAGAACATCGAGGGTAACACGTCCGGGTCGTACATCGACGAAGTGAAGCAGCTGTACATCAGG GACGAGTTCAGCAAGAACGTCCAGGACTGGAACGCCCTCAGGATGGAGTGCGTCGAGAGGGCGCTGACGCGGTGCGTGTTGCCCGACTTGAGGTCCGAGCTGAAAAGGACCCTCCTGGCTGAGGCCAAGGAGTCGGTGCTGAAAGCGTGCTGCAGGAAGCTGTACAACTGGATCAAG GTCGCCCCGTACTCCGTGACCTTCCCCGAAGAGGACGAGGACGAGTGGGACACCTCGAAGGGGATCCGCGTGATGGGGCTGGCCTACGTGCCCGACTACTCCCAGTCGGCGTTCGCTTGCATCGCCACCCCCGACGGCGAAATCACCGACCACCGCCGCCTCCCGCACATCCTCAAGCGCAAGAACAGCTACAAGCCCGACGAGAAGATGATGAAGGAGTCGGACCTGAGCACCCTGCGGGACTTCATCCTGACCAAGAAGCCGCACGTCATCGCCATCGGAGGCGAGTCTCGGGAAGCGCTCATGATCGCCGACGACCTCAAAGCGATCGTCACCGACCTGGTGGAGAACGAGCAGTTTCCCACCGTCAAAGTGGAGATCATCGACAACGAGCTGGCCAAGGTCTACGCCATCTCCAACAAGGGAGTCGCCGACTTCCGGGACTACCCGGAACTGCTGAGACAGGCCATCTCGTTGGCGCGAAAAATGCAAGACCCTCTGGTGGAGTACTCGCAGTTGTGCAACGAGGACGAGGAGATACTGAGTCTGAGGTTCCACCCGCTCCAG GAGCAAATCTCCAAGGACGAGCTCCTGGAGGCGGTCTGCTTGGAGTTCGTGAATCGGACGAACGAGGTGGGCGTCGACGTGAATCTGGCCGTCCAGCAGGCTCACAAATCGAACCTGGTGCAGTTCATCTGCGGTCTGGGCCCCCGCAAGGGCCAAGCTCTGTTGCGCCTCCTCAAGCAGACCAACCAGAGACTGGAGAATCGCACCCAGCTGGTGACGGCGTGCCACATGGGCCCCAAAGTCTTCATCAATTGTTCGGGATTCATCAAGATCGACACCAACAGCTTGGGTGACAGCACCGAAGCGTACGTCGAGATCCTGGACGGGTCGCGCGTCCACCCCGAGACCTACGAGTGGGCGAGGAAGATGGCGGTGGACGCGCTGGAGTACGACGACGACGAAGGCGCCAATCCCGCCGGGGCTCTGGAGGAGATCCTCGAGGCGCCGGAACGGCTGAAAGACTTGGATCTGGACGCCTTCGCCGAAGAGCTGGAGAGGCAGGGTTTCGGAAACAAGAGCATCACCCTGTACGACATCCGTGCGGAGTTGAACTGTCGCTACAAAGACTTGAGGACGCCGTTCCGGTCGGCCAACCCGGAAGAGCTGTTCGACATGCTGACGAAAGAGACTCCGGAGACGTTTTACATCGGCAAGATGGTCACAGCGTCGGTGGTGGGGATTGCGCGGCGGAAACCCCAAGGGGAGCAGCTGGATCACGCCAATCCGGTGCGTAACGACGAGACGAGGCTGTGGCAGTGCCCGTTTTGTCTCAAGAACGACTTCCCGGAGCTGTCCGACGTGTGGAACCATTTCGACGCAGGGGCTTGCCCCGGGCAGGCCACCGGGGTCAAGTTGCGACTCGACAACGGCATCTCGGGCTACATCTACATCCGGAACATCAGCGATAAGAACGTCTCCAACCCGGAGGAGCGAGTTGGAATCGGCCAGCTGATTCACTGTCGCATCATGAAGATCGACGTGGAACGCTTCTCCGTCGATTGCACGTCCAAGTCGAGCGACCTCCTCGACAAGAACCACGAGTGGCGCCCTCCCAGAGACCCCTACTATGACCAAGAGCAGGAGGACAAGGACACCAGGACCGAGACCGAGCTCAAGAAGAACAAGCAGAGGCAGACGTACATCAAGCGGGTCATCGTCCATCCCGCCTTCCACAACATCTCCTACGTGGAGGCGGAGAAGTGCATGGCCAACATGGACCAGGGGGAGGTGATCGTCAGGCCGTCGAGCAAAGGGGCGGACCACCTGACCATCACGTGGAAAGTGGGCGACAACATCTACCAGCACATAGATGTGCGCGAGGAGGGCAAGGCCAACGCGTTCTCTCTGGGGAAGACGCTGTGGATCGGGGGCGAAGAGTTCGAGGATCTGGACGAGATAATAGCGAGACACGTGACGCCGATGGCGGCGCACGCCAGAGACTTGCTCTACTTCAAGTACTACAGAGAGACGAACGGAGGGCACAAGGACAAAGCCGAAGAAGTGGTGAAAgaggagaagaagaagaatcCGTCGAAGATTCACTACATAGTGAGCGCGTCGAAG AGTTGTCCTGGAAAATTTCTGTTGTCGTACTTGCCCCGAAACAAATGCCGGCACGAGTTCATCTCAGTCACCCCCGAAGGTTTCCGCTTCAGGAAGCAACTGTTCGATTCGGTGGCGTCGCTCTTCAAGTGGTTCAAAGAGCACTTCCGGGACCCCATCCCGGGCGGCATGACTCCTGGAACTCCGAGAGCGGGAAGCGGCCGGACGCCCTACCAGGCCACCGGGACCACTCCGACCTTCAACG CGATGAACTCCGAGGCCATCCAGAGGGTGGCGCAGAACCTGCCGACCCACATGATGCAGACTCTGTCGGCCGTGGCCAACCAGACGCCGCACTACCCCCACACGCCGGGAGGGGCCTACGGCGCCAGCAACTACATCAACACTCCGTACACGCCGAGCGGGCAGACGCCGTTCATGACGCCTTATCAGACGCCCCACGCCCAGCAGACGCCGCGCTACGGGCAACAGACGCCGTCGCAGCACCTGCCGCCGACCGCCGCCCCCCACATGAACGGGCCGTTCTTGCACCCGGGGGCAGTCACGCCCAGCCAGAGGACGCCCTCCTACAGGAACCCAACGCAGTCGCCGCTCGTGCAGAGCAGCCCCCATCCGAGCCCGCACGCGCGCTCCTACGCCGGCAGCGACCACGGGCGCGGCTACGGAGATG CTTCCAGGGGGTTCCCGGGCGAGTCGCCACGAGGATACAGCAGCGGGAGGAGCTACGACGGGCACTCCAGAGGATCGTACAACACCGAGTCTACCGACTGGCAGAAGGCGGCCGAGGCCTGGGCTAACAGGTCGAAAG GCACGCCGAGGAGCGAAGGGTCCAGGAACACTCCCAGATCGGGAGGACAGAGAACGCCGAGGTACGACGACATCAGGAGCGAACTGGAGAGGACGCGCATGAAGAACGTCGGCAAAAGTCCCAGATCGCTGCGTTCCACACCGAGGACCAACACGTCTCCCCATTCCATGTCGTTGGGCGACGCCACCCCTCTTTATGACGAAAGTGTATAA
- the LOC138139316 gene encoding uncharacterized protein, with amino-acid sequence MVDLKKDLDEYLLLQSDQKKSFKLQIPTIQKPNLTNWFKREETTEDNSWFQETKKGCCPSLTRFQRIALFGLCIVMGTLCFSLSLMYVPVLLFKARKFALLFTLGSLFFVLSFFFLWGPLAYLKHMFSRERLLLTVSYGGTLIATLYCALHLQSTPFTLLCAVGQIVSLLWTVIANIPGGTSGLSFFSKMFSRSVGNTLPI; translated from the exons ATGGTCGATCTCAAGAAGGACCTGGACGAGTACTTGCTGCTTCAGAGCGACCAAAAGAAATCGTTTAAATTGCAAATACCGACCATACAAAAGCCCAACCTCACGAACTGGTTCAAACGAGAAGAGACGACCGAAGACAACTCTTGGTTTCAGGAGACAAAGAAAGGGTGTTGTCCCAGCTTG ACGCGGTTTCAACGGATAGCGCTCTTCGGACTGTGCATTGTGATGGGGACTTTGTGCTTCTCTCTGTCGCTGATGTACGTGCCCGTTCTGCTATTCAAAGCTAGAAAGTTCGCCCTGCTATTCACGCTGGGCAGTCTCTTTTTCGTGCTGAG CTTCTTTTTCTTGTGGGGCCCCCTGGCCTACTTGAAACACATGTTCTCGCGAGAGAGGCTCCTCCTGACGGTCTCGTACGGGGGCACACTGATCGCGACGCTCTACTGCGCGCTGCACCTCCAAAGCACCCCTTTCACCCTTCTGTGCGCGGTGGGACAGATTGTCTCCCTCTTGTGGACCGTGATAGCCAACATTCCCGGAGGCACCAGCGGACTGTCATTCTTTTCCAAAATGTTCTCCAGATCCGTCGGCAACACGCTACCGATTTAG
- the Marcal1 gene encoding SWI/SNF-related matrix-associated actin-dependent regulator of chromatin subfamily A-like protein 1: MQCTPEEIEKKRRIALEKLARKKFHSPLKPNLENLNGEITAPQHSLSPSKQRFNFKAHEQVRHNAKPYDKPKETQQFYGKDKVVTGRCSLITEERFVVELSGFSTPALDVFKAIPTRNYNVNTRNWDFHIKDHNALMLKLQSLRPNVIVERLPTFVLNCVNKEKSDYSNVDLSELDPELGAALMPFQQEGVRYGIDKNGRCLIADDMGLGKTFQALAIANYYSSDWPLLVVTTSSMKNVWEETIHQYLPSVPIMQVQYMTSGKDYIGDCRVLIVSHDMMSRYVDKLLKKEFGVLIVDESHTLKNFKAKCTKAATELAKKARRVILLSGTPALSRPSELFSQLSLIDDRFFGNFFDYSKRYCDGRNTNFGWDASGKSNLQELEIVLSRKFMIRRTKQDVLKTLPNKSQEVVTLDVNLNQFSEEDKKCLNALAARYESQKKSAEKHAILLTFFSETAKIKIPSVCSYILQVLKAKQKFLVFAHHQKMLDAISDVLVKKDVKFIRIDGNTGSEQRKYFVDKFQYSDDCLVAVLSITAANAGITLTAAQLVLFAELHWNPSILSQAESRAHRIGQVKPVVVKYLLAPGTADDSIWPMLQKKQKILSEVGLCRDSFDNVNVLKQETDRVEGLTDDLDFSFSRTCANTLNISSYFKSSSDQSRSETGCDNSEMFVDDGLDDILGAIDFE; this comes from the exons ATGCAGTGCACGCCGGAAGAAATAGAAAAGAAAAGGCGCATAGCGCTGGAAAAACTGGCACGGAAAAAATTTCACAGTCCCTTGAAACCTAACCTAGAAAATTTGAACGGAGAAATAACGGCGCCGCAGCATTCGTTGTCCCCCAGCAAGCAGCGTTTTAACTTTAAGGCACACGAACAGGTCAGACATAATGCGAAGCCCTACGACAAACCAAAAGAAACGCAACAGTTCTACGGGAAAGATAAAGTGGTGACAGGCAGGTGCAGCTTGATCACAGAGGAGAGATTCGTCGTTGAACTGTCGGGATTTAGTACTCCCGCTCTAGACGTGTTCAAAGCGATCCCAACAAGAAATTACA ATGTAAACACCAGAAACTGGGATTTTCACATAAAGGACCACAACGCTTTGATGTTGAAGCTGCAGAGTTTGCGTCCCAACGTGATCGTCGAAAGATTGCCGACTTTTGTCTTAAATTGCGTAAACAAAGAGAAATCTGATTATTCCAATGTGGATTTGAGTGAACTGGACCCAGAGCTGGGTGCTGCGTTGATGCCGTTTCAGCAAGAGGGAGTGAG atacGGAATTGACAAGAATGGAAGATGTTTGATTGCTGATGACATGGGTCTAGGTAAAACGTTCCAAGCTCTGGCCATTGCCAACTATTACTCGTCGGACTGGCCCCTCCTAGTGGTCACAACCAGTTCCATGAA GAACGTGTGGGAGGAGACGATCCATCAGTATCTGCCGAGCGTGCCGATCATGCAGGTCCAGTACATGACCTCAGGAAAAGACTACATCGGAGACTGTCGTGTCTTGATCGTGAGCCACGACATGATGTCGCGGTACGTCGACAAACTCCTGAAAAAGGAGTTCGGGGTGTTGATCGTCGACGAGTCGCACACCTTGAAGAATTTCAAGGCTAAATGCACCAAAGCGGCCACAGAACTGGCGAAAAAAGCCCGACGAGTCATCCTCCTGAGCGGCACGCCGGCCCTCTCCAGGCCCAGCGAGCTCTTCTCGCAACTGTCCTTGATCGACGACAGGTTCTTCGGGAACTTTTTCGACTACAGCAAGCGCTACTGCGACGGGAGGAACACGAATTTCGGGTGGGACGCTTCCGGAAAGTCCAACCTGCAA GAGTTGGAGATCGTCCTGTCGAGGAAGTTCATGATACGGAGGACGAAACAGGACGTGCTGAAGACGTTGCCCAACAAGTCTCAAGAGGTGGTGACGTTGGACGTCAACTTGAACCAGTTCAGCGAAGAGGACAAGAAGTGTCTGAACGCGTTGGCGGCGAGATACGAGAGCCAGAAGAAAAGCGCGGAAAAACACGCCATCTTGTTGACGTTCTTCAGTGAGACCGCCAAAATTAAGATACCGTCGGTGTG TTCTTACATCCTCCAGGTGTTGAAGGCGAAACAAAAGTTTCTGGTTTTCGCGCATCACCAAAAAATGCTGGACGCCATCAGCGACGTTCTCGTTAAAAAAGACGTGAAATTCATCAGGATAGATGGCAACACTGGCTCGGAGCAAAGGAAATATTTCGTGGACAAGTTCCAATACAGCGACGACTGCCTGGTGGCCGTTTTGTCCATCACGGCGGCCAACGCCGGCATCACTCTGACGGCGGCACAACTAGTTCTGTTCGCCGAGTTGCACTGGAACCCTAGC ATCTTGAGCCAAGCCGAGAGCAGGGCGCACCGCATAGGACAGGTGAAGCCGGTCGTGGTTAAATATTTGTTGGCCCCCGGAACTGCCGACGACTCGATCTGGCCCATGTtacaaaagaaacaaaaaatattgagcGAAGTGGGCCTCTGCAGGGACTCTTTCGATAACGTTAACGTTTTAAAACAAGAGACGGACAGGGTCGAGGGACTCACCGACGACCTCGACTTCAGCTTCAGCCGCACCTGCGCCaacactttgaacatttcCAGCTATTTCAAGAGTTCGTCGGATCAGAGTCGGTCGGAAACCGGTTGTGATAATAGTGAGATGTTTGTTGATGATGGCCTCGACGATATTTTAGGCGCCATCGATTTTGAGTAG